CTCGTTTTCGAAACACGCGCAACCCCAAACCACCCATGCTGCCGACGCTCCGATTCCTCCACTCCATGCGCGAACTCGAGTTCCTTCGGTTGGCGTTGTCAGAGGGACTGATGTTCACCGATCACGAGGCCGCTTACGTGCCGGCCTCATCGACAGCTGAGTGGGAGGAGCTCTCGGCTGGGGTCACCGTATTGCTCAAGCAGCGGCTCGCAGCGCTGGGCAAACCGTGGCAGTCTTTGTCGGAGGGCCGGAGAGAAACGCTGATGAGCGGCATCGGCTCAATGCGCGGCAAGATTCCCATGATCTGTTTCACGGAGATTCCGGAAGGACGACAGCTCTGGTTCCAACAATTCACGTTCGGCCGGTATGGAGTTGTCGTCTCAAGAAGCTGGCTCGAGCGGAATGGAGGCGACCGAGTGCTGTATGTTGGTGAAAACTCCGAACTTTCCCGTCGGTTGTACCGCGTAATTGCGACATTCATGGCCTCGACCGTACTGCTGGGCCAAGATGGAGAACCGGTATTCTCCCACCACTCCTTCCCGCCGATCCTCGATCTATTGGCGTGCATGGAGCAGCGGTCAAACCTCGCGGAGCTTGAGTGGCGCATCCCCGGCCATCATGGTTTTCACTCAGGTCAGCGCGCAACGGGAAGGCGACTGCCGCTCCCACTCGGCGACGTCGAAGCAGTTCTTGTGAAAGAGGCATCTGAGGTCGCAGAGGTTGAGCGCCTAATGCGCACTCTGCCAGGCTCAAACTCACTGCCATCGCTGCCTTTGGTCATCCATCAGCCGGCGGTACTTTGATGCCTAACCTCTCCATCCAGTGGCTGTCGACTAGGCTTCGCTTTTTTCCGTCTTTCCTGTCGCACGTTGAGCAAATAAACCATGAAGTTGCGCCTCCCATGCATGCAGTGCTTCCAAGAGCTCGGGAGGCCGACTGACGAGATGTTGCCCGTTGAGCTACGTGATGACGGCCTTTACGAGGCGACATGCGAACGCGGACACACCACAGTGACGGCGATCCAAGAGCAAAAGTACGAAGTACTGTTTGACCTTGCTGCGATGGCCCTTCTCGACGGCTATCCTCGCGAAGCAATTGCCAGCATGGCGGCTGCACTCGAGCGGTTTTATGAGTTCTATGTTTTCGTGCTCTCCTTAGAGCACAAAGTCGATCCCAATGCATTTGCCGCCACCTGGAAGCTAGTGGACAACCAGTCGGAAAGGCAATTCGGTGCTTATTTGTTTGCTTCACTGCTATACAGCCCGAATACAGTTCCAAAAGTCATTGAGGAAGAGCAACCTTTACTTCCTGGAATTGCCAAAGGCCAGACAAGAACGTGGCGTTCGTTCCGCAACGCTGTAGTGCACAAGGGATACATGCCGTCGACGGCAGAGTGCCTTGTGTACGGCGACCTTGTGTATCGGCACATTACTGAGTTGACGCTCGAGCTGAAGAGGTCATGCGCCGAGTCCCTACAAAGAGCTAACTTTGCGCACCTCTCTAAGGCGCATGGCGGGGGTAAGTCCGTGTCCACGATGTCTATCCCCACCCTCCTGTCCTTTGTCCGCGAAGAGCGCCCGGCGTCTTTGGCGGAAGCATTGAAAGAACTTGAAAAGTACCGTACGTGGCTGCACCACAAATGAAATTCAACGAGCAGCTCCGGCTAACACATTCGCGTTGCGCGCGAGTTTTTCGGCTGGAACCGCGGTAACGAATGTCTTCTTCCACGACTGAAAAATGCTCACCACTGGCCGATCACAGCAGCCTAGCAATGGCATCGCTAATCGCAAGCGGTCCGCGTCCAAGACCAGCTTCCAAATGGCTGCGAGGTAACGCAGATCTGACGTTCACGGCGCCGACACGACCGGCAGCACCCCGTCTGAAGCCGCCCCTCCCTCACCCCACCACCCCCCTCACCCCCACCAACAACTCCTCCACCAACGCCCCCGTCGCCGGCGACAAATGGCTCTCCTGCCGCCGGTACAGCGCGTACCGCCGCGTGGTCTGCACGTCGCGCAGCGGCAGGATGCGGATGGCCTGGCCCGGGTTGGGGGCCGGTGGTTCGAACAGGGCGCGCGGCATCCAGCCCAGGTAGCCGCCGCCCGCCACCAGCCGGCGCAGCAGGTTGATGGACTTCGATTCCACGCTCGCGGCGGGCACCGGCAGTTGGCGCTCGGCAAACAGTTGCTGCCAGTCTTCGCGCGGCTGCAGGCCGCGCGGCACCAGGGCCCAGCGCTGCTCGGCCAGGTCGGCCAGGCGCATGTCGGTGCGGCCGCACAGCGGGTGGGTTTCGCCCAGCACCACGTAGCAGCCTTCCTGCCACGCGCCTTCGGTGATGCGCTCCAGCCCGGGCGCGGTGGGCACGTCGAAGGTCAGGGCCAGGTCGATCTCGCCGCGCGCCAGCTGCGCCAGCAGGTCTTCGGTGAGGCCCTCTTCCACGCTGGCCTGCAGCCCGGGCCACTTCTGCAGCAGGCGCTCCACCGTGGCGGGCACAAAGCTCTCCAGCGCGCTGGCCACCGCGCCCACGCGCACGCGGCCGCGGCCCATGCCGCGCAGCGCCTCGATGGCCTGCACCGCGCGCGCCGATTCGTTCAGCAGCAGCCGTGCATGGGGCGCGAGTTGCGCGCCGTACTCGGTGAGCGTGGCGCCGCGCTGGTGGCGCTCGAACAAGGGCACGCCCAACTGCTCTTCCAGCCGCTTCACGATGCGGCTCAGGGCCGGCTGCGTCACGTGCAGCACCTCGGCCGCCTTGCCCAGCGAACCGCAGTCGACGATGGTCTGAAAAGCGTGGATCTCGCGCAGGTTCAGCAGCATGGCAGGGCCCAAAAAAGTTCGGCGGCATCTTACGGGCGGGCGCGCGCGGGTCGCACCGCATCGGTATGCCTTGGGGCCGATTCGTCATGCCCGCGCGCGGCAGGCCGTGCCTAGACTGCGTCGCCCCCTCCACCCCCCAAGACACAACCCATGCTCACCAACGAAGAACTCCAGCGCGTGCTGCAGCAGCGCCAGCAACTGCGCACCCAGGTGTCGCCCGAGGAATGGGCCGCGCGGGTCGAGCTCGCGGCCTGCTACCGGCTCATCGCGCACTTCCGCATGACGGACTGGATCTACAACCACATTTCGTCGCGCGTGCCGGGCTCGCACGAGCACTACCTCATCAACCCCTTCGGCCTGCTGTACGAAGAGGTGTCGGCGTCGAACCTGGTGAAGGTGGACGTGCACGGCCGGCTGGCGGAAGACGTGCCGCTGGAGGTGAACCCCGCGGCCTTCGTGATCCACGGCGCGATCCACACCGCGCGGCCCGACGTGGGCTGCGTGCTGCACACCCACACCGCCGCGGGCGTGGCGGTGGCCGCGCAGGCCGATGGCTTGCTGCCGATTTCGCAGCACGCCATGCGCGTGTACGGCCAGATCGGCTACCACGACTTCGAGGGCATTGCGCTGGACAACGCCGAGCAGCAGCGGCTGGTGGCCGACATGGGGTCCAACAACATCCTCATCCTGCGCAACCACGGCCTGCTCACCGCGGGCCGCACCGTGCCCGAGGCCTTCGAGCTCATGTTCTACCTGGAGCGCGCCTGCCAGATCCAGATCGCGGCCACCTCGGGGCCGCAGAAGCTGGTGTTTCCCTCGGCCGAGGTGCAGTCGCGCGCCATCGCGCAGTTCGCGGACTCGCCCTCGTACATCCAGGGGCGCGACTGGCTCGCGCTCATCCGGCTGCTCGACCGCATCGATCCTTCGTACCGCAGCTGAGCCGGGCCGCCTTCAGGCGGGCGCCGGCGGGCTCTGCGGCCACAGCAGCGCCAGCCGCTCGCCCACGCGCCGGCCGTGGGTGAGCGCGATGTCGGCCACGCCCATGCCCGCGCACAGGCGGCGCGCCTCGGCCAGGGCCGCGGCCGCTGCGGCCGGCTGGCCCTGGCGGTCCAGCAAGGCGGCTTCGAGCACGCGCGCGAGGTGAAAGCGCGGGTCGCGCCGGGCGGCTTCGCGTGCTTCGGCCAGGGCTTCGGCCTCGCGCCCCACGCGCAGCAGGAAGGTGCCCAGCGCCCAGCGCCAGAAGCCCTGGCGGCGGTCGCGCGGGCTGATGGCCATGCCGTGGCGCATCTGCTCGATGCCGGCTTCGAGCCGGCCCGTGAGCGCCAGCGAGGCCCCGAGCGCCACGTGCGCCTGCGCATTGCTCGGGTCGATGGCGAGCGCGCGCTGCAGCACCTCCACGCCGCGCTGGTGCTGCCCCAGGTCGCACAGCGCGCAGCCCGCGTAGCCCAGCACCTCGGAGCTGCCGTCGTCGAGCGCGATCGCGCGATCGGCCGTGCGCAAGGCATCGGCCGCGAGCCGGGCCGCGTCGGGCAGTTGTGTGAGGTTGGTGGAGAGGGCCGTCAGCAGCGCGTAGTGCGCGTGGCCCAGCCCGAAGGCCGGATCCAGCGCGGTGCTCTTGAGCAGCAGCGCACGCGCTTCGGCGATCGCGTCGGGGCCCCAGCCCTGCAGGGCGATGGCGCCGATGGCCTGGTGGTAGTGGGCCCAAACGCCCTGGTGCTCGGGCCGCTGGCGGCGGATGTGGGCGATCTCGGCGCGCGTGAGTTCGGGCTCGAGCTCCGACATGATCCCGCGCGCGATGTCTTCCTGCAGGTCCACGGCCGCGTCGCGGCGGCGCTCGAAGCGGCCGCTCCACAGCACGTGGCCGCTGCTCGCGTCGATCAGTTGCGTGCCCACGCGCACGCCCTCGCCCGCGGGGCGCACGCTGCCCTCGACCACGAAACGCACGCCGAGCTCGCGCGCGATCTCGGGCACCGTCGTGCCCTGCCCGCGGAACGCGAACGACGAGGCGCGCGACACCAGCCGAAAACCCGGCACGCGCGCCAACAGCGCAATCGTGTCTTCGGCCAGGCCGTCGGCGAGGTAGCGGATCTGCGGCTCGTCGCACAGCACGTTGAACGGCAGCACCGCGATGGTGGGCCCGCTGGCCAGGCCCGCGGCCGGCGCTGCGCCCGCGGCGCGCAGCGGCAGGGCCCACTGGTAGCCGCGGCCCGCCACGGTGGCGATGCTGTCCGGCCCCAGCAGCTTGCGCAGCGCGGCCACCTGCACCGAGAGGTTGTTGTCCTCCACCACCAGGCCGGGCCACACGGCGTCGAGGATCTCGTCCTTGCCCACCACGCGGTCGTGGCGCGCCAGCAGGCACAGCAGCAGGTCGAAGGCGCGCGCGCCCACGCTGGCGGGCACGCCGTCGACAAGCAAGGCGCGTTCGGCGGGGCGCACTTCGAAGCGGTCGAACTGGTAGCGGTCGGGCATGCACCTTCTCCGGGGCGGCATGTTTAGGAACGTTTAGCCCGGACTTGAGCGCGTTAAAGGCCGGCGCGGCGCGCGCTCGATAAGGTCCGGACACGCCGCGTTGTACAGGGCTCCACGGCCCCCTTGCAATGCTGCGCTGCGATGGCCGGGTGCAGCCCGGTGCCCGTCCCTCAACCCTTGTGGAGCCTCGTGATGAACACCCGCCTCTTCGAAACCCAGTCCGCCCTGCGCGCGCGCTACAAGCAAGCGCCCGAACTCGCGCTCGTCACCGCGCAGGCGCGCACCCGCAGCGACAACCCCGCCGACCCTTTCCACCTGCAGGTGGTGCCCGCGCTGCGCGACGAGGCGGCGGTGCCGGTGGGCGTGCACGGCTCGGTCGGCGGCCCCTACGACGCACCCTGCCCCGGCGACCTGCTGTGCGCCGCGCTCGCGGCCTGCTACGACGCGTCGGTGCGCATGGTGGCGCAGGCCATGGGCATCGAACTCACGGCGCTCGAGGTGCACGTGCAGGCCAAGGTCGACATGCGCGGGGCCATGGGCATGGGGCGCGACCTGCCGGTGGGCTTCCAGTCGTTCAGCACCGACATCCACCTGCAGGCGCGCGAAGGCACGCCCGCCGAGGCGATCGAGCAATTGCGCGTGGCGGCGCAGCGCTGCTGCGTGGTGGCGCACACGCTGCGTTCAGCACCCGAGATGCAGACCCGGTTTCACGCC
This is a stretch of genomic DNA from Hydrogenophaga crocea. It encodes these proteins:
- a CDS encoding abortive infection system antitoxin AbiGi family protein, translating into MLPTLRFLHSMRELEFLRLALSEGLMFTDHEAAYVPASSTAEWEELSAGVTVLLKQRLAALGKPWQSLSEGRRETLMSGIGSMRGKIPMICFTEIPEGRQLWFQQFTFGRYGVVVSRSWLERNGGDRVLYVGENSELSRRLYRVIATFMASTVLLGQDGEPVFSHHSFPPILDLLACMEQRSNLAELEWRIPGHHGFHSGQRATGRRLPLPLGDVEAVLVKEASEVAEVERLMRTLPGSNSLPSLPLVIHQPAVL
- a CDS encoding LysR family transcriptional regulator, which gives rise to MLLNLREIHAFQTIVDCGSLGKAAEVLHVTQPALSRIVKRLEEQLGVPLFERHQRGATLTEYGAQLAPHARLLLNESARAVQAIEALRGMGRGRVRVGAVASALESFVPATVERLLQKWPGLQASVEEGLTEDLLAQLARGEIDLALTFDVPTAPGLERITEGAWQEGCYVVLGETHPLCGRTDMRLADLAEQRWALVPRGLQPREDWQQLFAERQLPVPAASVESKSINLLRRLVAGGGYLGWMPRALFEPPAPNPGQAIRILPLRDVQTTRRYALYRRQESHLSPATGALVEELLVGVRGVVG
- a CDS encoding class II aldolase/adducin family protein, encoding MLTNEELQRVLQQRQQLRTQVSPEEWAARVELAACYRLIAHFRMTDWIYNHISSRVPGSHEHYLINPFGLLYEEVSASNLVKVDVHGRLAEDVPLEVNPAAFVIHGAIHTARPDVGCVLHTHTAAGVAVAAQADGLLPISQHAMRVYGQIGYHDFEGIALDNAEQQRLVADMGSNNILILRNHGLLTAGRTVPEAFELMFYLERACQIQIAATSGPQKLVFPSAEVQSRAIAQFADSPSYIQGRDWLALIRLLDRIDPSYRS
- a CDS encoding winged helix-turn-helix domain-containing protein gives rise to the protein MPDRYQFDRFEVRPAERALLVDGVPASVGARAFDLLLCLLARHDRVVGKDEILDAVWPGLVVEDNNLSVQVAALRKLLGPDSIATVAGRGYQWALPLRAAGAAPAAGLASGPTIAVLPFNVLCDEPQIRYLADGLAEDTIALLARVPGFRLVSRASSFAFRGQGTTVPEIARELGVRFVVEGSVRPAGEGVRVGTQLIDASSGHVLWSGRFERRRDAAVDLQEDIARGIMSELEPELTRAEIAHIRRQRPEHQGVWAHYHQAIGAIALQGWGPDAIAEARALLLKSTALDPAFGLGHAHYALLTALSTNLTQLPDAARLAADALRTADRAIALDDGSSEVLGYAGCALCDLGQHQRGVEVLQRALAIDPSNAQAHVALGASLALTGRLEAGIEQMRHGMAISPRDRRQGFWRWALGTFLLRVGREAEALAEAREAARRDPRFHLARVLEAALLDRQGQPAAAAAALAEARRLCAGMGVADIALTHGRRVGERLALLWPQSPPAPA
- a CDS encoding OsmC family protein translates to MNTRLFETQSALRARYKQAPELALVTAQARTRSDNPADPFHLQVVPALRDEAAVPVGVHGSVGGPYDAPCPGDLLCAALAACYDASVRMVAQAMGIELTALEVHVQAKVDMRGAMGMGRDLPVGFQSFSTDIHLQAREGTPAEAIEQLRVAAQRCCVVAHTLRSAPEMQTRFHA